TCTCATTACCCAAAACAAAAAACTCTCGAGTTGCACTTCTTGTTTGTAGATTTGAAGGATTATTGAAGATACCCAAGACTAAAGATGACGAATCGGAGTTGGGGTTTTATTTTGCTGGTTTTGTCTGCTATCGTGTTGAATCTTGATGCTTTTGAGCTTCGTAAAGGTCAAAAAACCGAGAGAATTTCAGGTAATTTCAACTCCAAACCTTTTAATTTCTCTATTTTGGTGAAATGATCGTTAGATTTAGAGATTTGGGTTCCATTTGAACTTATGAGCTCTTGATCTGGCCCGATTTTTGTCTCACGGAATAGGAGTTCTACCCTAATTCAAACCCATAGTTTTGCCCAACATAACTGTTGACTTGATGCGAAACTTTGTGAAGCTGTATATTTCGTTTCTTTCCTTTCTCCGCTGTTGTTTCTGTTATTGGTTTTTGGTCTGAATAAACAGCTTCATCATAACACAAGTAATTAGATTCTGCATCGATATTGATCTTATATTTGTTAGATTTGGATTTGTATTCCTTTTCTCCTGGATAACATAGGATCAAACCATCATTTATAAGCTACTCTTCTGTACTCCATTATTTATGTTGTGAAGTAGGGTAGTTGTGATGAAAACTTAGAGGCTTGGCTGAACCATTTAAAACCcaattcattttattgttttgagggacgaagatgaagaagaagagggcATAATGGTCATTTTATATGGACTTAACACCATTCGTTGCTAATCCTAGTTAAATTTGTGCAATGTAGGTAGTGCAGGGGACGTATTGGAAGATGATCCAGTTGGAAGGTTAAAAGTGTTTGTTTATGAGCTTCCAAGTAAATACAACAAGAAAATATTACAAAAAGACCCTCGATGTCTCAACCACATGTTTGCAGCTGAAATTTACATGCACAGATTCCTTTTATCAAGCCCTGTTAGAACCCTAAATCCAGAAGAAGCCGATTGGTTTTACACCCCTGTTTACACCACTTGTGACCTAACACCAAATGGCCTCCCTTTACCTTTCAAATCACCTCGTATGATGAGAAGTGCAATTCAACTTATTTCCTCCAATTGGCCTTATTGGAATAGAACTGAAGGAGCTGATCATTTCTTCATTGTCCCTCATGATTTTGGTGCTTGTTTTCATTATCAAGTATGTGAATAGTGAATCTGAATCTTTTAGGTTTCTATCTTGTTATGGTTttgtgtttatttttttattctttttattgtaGGAAGAAAAAGCTATTGAAAGAGggattcttcctcttcttcaaagGGCTACTTTGGTCCAAACATTTGGTCAAAGGAATCATGTTTGTTTGAAAGAGGGTTCGATTACAGTTCCCCCTTATGCCCCTCCACAAAAGATGCAGTCTCATTTGATCCCTCCAAGTATTCCAAGATCTATCTTTGTTTACTTTAGAGGCTTGTTTTATGATGTAGGAAATGACCCTGAAGGTGGTTATTATGCAAGGTATGTCATATGTGTTTCTTATATTCTTAAACTTATGCAAGGTTATGtggttattaaaaaaaatcatattttcttttttaaaattttgcagAGGAGCAAGAGCAGCAGTGTGGGAAAACTTCAAAGACAATCCACTTTTTGACATCTCAACAGAACATCCAACAACATACTATGAAGACATGCAAAGAGCTGTTTTCTGCTTATGTCCACTCGGGTGGGCCCCATGGAGTCCAAGACTAGTTGAAGCAGTTATATTCGGTTGCATTCCAGTCATCATAGCAGATGACATTGTCTTACCTTTTGCTGATGCGATTCCATGGGAAGACATTGGTGTCTATGTGGATGAAAAAGATGTTCCAAATTTGGACACCATTTTGACATCAATTCCAACAGAAGTGATATTGAGAAAACAGAGATTGCTTGCTAATCCTTCAATGAAACAGGCCATGTTGTTTCCTCATCCTGCTCAATCAGGTGATGCTTTTCATCAGATCTTGAATGGGCTTGCACGTAAATTGCCTCATGATAAGAGTGTTTATTTGAGGAAAGGGGAGAAGGTGTTGAATTGGACTGCAGGTCCTTTAGCTGATCTTAAGCCTTGGTAGATTTCAAAATGTTTGTTGTTAAAAGAAATCATGGGCTGGAATCTTGACTGTTGTATTTCAAAAGTTATAGAATTTTTGGGGATTTTTTGTTGGATTTTTTACACTGTAGTTGATCTTGAAGGGAATGGATGATTATTAAATCTTATGGACTTTTGCactcttgttcttattttcgaGTCTTATGACATGTGTGATGTTTGATTAGATTGTTATTTGACATTTGTTGTGGGTTTTTGTACAACAACATTGGGGTTCTTAATGCACACAAAGTGTTTGGTAAATTGCCCAAGAGAATCGTAAAGCactatgtttatgtgtttgtgGGCATATTTTGGGATATTATCATGTTTCTTGTTGTGCTAATGTGTTTTTGGTTGGGTTAGGCTCTTTGGCTACCATGTGAAAAGTGGGCATTTATGATAAGTGACAGCATTAGGATGTGCTTTTGGCATGTGAAAGAGAATGAATTAACAAAGATTTGTCTATGCCAACTTGCTTCTAAAAAGTTAAAATGTGATTTTCTAAGAGTTTTTGTTACGGTATCAGTTGGGTGGAATCTCGAACCTAAATGTGAAGTTATAATCTTGCCGACTTAAATATGCGTGTAAGGGAATCATTGTCAATATGTTTTCTTCTTTTATAAGTTTGGATTTGTAACTATATCACCTTTTAGTCGGACTTTCAAAATAATAAAGTTATTGCTTCATTGTGTATGAGCAAAAATGGATTCAACAAGTATTTGGAACCAATGGAGTTCACTAGTTGTAGAAGCCATGAAAGAAAGTGAATGTGTATTGCCAGGAATGAAAGTGAATGTGTAAGTGTGTTAAAATAACTTACTTTTAGTTAAATTGTACTTAGAAAAACATAATTTTCAAAATCAAGGTTTAAATGAtaaggtggtgtttgtttttttgttttcaaaaagcACTTCATAATCTTTTTCGTCTATGTTGTGCAGACAACACACAAACGTGTCTTCTCACATaatgtttgtttttttagaaGACCATCACAACCAACAGACCCGAGAATCTAACTATAATGGGATAAAAGGAGGTAGATGTCGACAGTCGTGTCTCTATATAGAGAAAAATAATTGTGTCACAAGGGCCTATAAATGAGGAAAgacaaaaaaaacatgaaaaaagaaATAAGGCTAGATGAGCAAACAAAAGGTACAAAGATAAATCATAATAAACGCAAAAAGCCTTCAagaatttgcaaaaaaaaaaaagacaaagtgAGGGCAATACATATGTATAATTTgtaaaaatatatgaatataatagAAGACAGTTATACCAGGGGCACATATTTCAACATTAAAAATCACGGGGAAAAAAGAATAATGATGTTTGTGCGTCATTTTATTAGAGCAGCATGGACTCACATTTGTTTAAATTTGCAGACGTCtttctaataaaaaaaacaaaaacatgatttcatttatattatttccaactttaaatcttatttttatGTCCTTACAAAATCTAAAAGTTATATATACATCCGCCTAAAACTATAAAGTTCAAATCTATATCCAAACTAATATTTTAATTAGGATTAACCAATTCAATTTTTAAAAGCTTCAAGCCTTCATTATATATTCAAAATGtaaaaacatattaataaatatacaaaagtcataaaactatattatttaatataaatattaacataaaataagtTTACGAAAAACAAAATTCTTATGATGCCAATGTCGATTCAAATTGTTTGCTATTAACTTCATTAATCAAATGAGATAATCTTATTCAACCAACTTGATACCCATTTTTGTTATCAACAAACCCTTTTTAACCATGCAATGGAATAACAAACAATATCAAATAATTTTGTTCAATCGATTTGATTCCCATGACTTCAAGGATTTTGGTGATGCAtcttagtttttgtatttattgTTTATGAATCATCTCTTTAAATTCTGGGAAAATAACGCAATGACCTACTATGTATTTCGATTTTGCTCTTTTAATCCTTAAAGTTTTTTATGCCTTTTAAGGGAACAAATTGTTTTTTGTCGGGTCGATTTGGTCATTTTGTAAGAATTAAAGGGGTTGGCCGGTAACATCATTGTCACATCATTTAAAATTTCCATGTGTAACGACTGGACTTGTTTAGTTAGGGTTTTTAATGAGGTACCGACAACACTTCACCCACTCTCTCCGTCTTCATCAACTATCTGCGTCTACTGCATCCATTTCCAATCATCAATTTTCTTGCTTCAACCATGGTTATCGACGTCGTTGTTAGGCCCGGTCCTAGACATTTTGGGGCCGGGGGCAAAAAAATTGGGgcccttataatttttttttcttgtaaaggAGGGTGGTATCTCCGGAAATTtttatgaattaaaaaaaataatacaattgaAGGCTGGGGACTCCCACCTATGGAAAAAAGGGCTTCGAGACAGGTCCCATAAACCAAACAACCTAGCAactattaatataaaaaaataaataaataaaaggccAGAACATGCTCTGAaccataacacataaacataacaaagaAAAAACTAAAGAAACTTACATTTACGAGCTTTTTTAAATGCAAAGTCATCGATTATAAAATCAAGTTCAATATTATCCAACAAATATTTTTCAATGCATAACATAGCCAAACCATTTAATCTTTCTTGTGACAATGATGAtctcaaataatttttttaataattttagttttgaaaaacttctttctACTGATGCTACAGTAACATGTATGGTTAATATATGGTTAATAGAATTCTATATGCAATACAAACATTTTGATAACAGTCTTTACCTTTGGCAAACTCTAAAATTTCAATCGATGACAAAACAACATTTGGCAAAGTATTTATTAATACTTTAAGTTCCGAAATAAATCATTTAAATCCACATCACATAAGTCATTATGAGTAAACTTATTTACAAAAATAGTACAACTTTTTTTAAGTTTAATTTCATCTAATAACTTTAACCTTTTTGAATcatataaaaatccaaaaatattttcaaagtttgTTAATTGCTCAAATCTACTCTCTAATGACGCAATTGCCacatcaacaatatatatatatatatatatatatatatatatatatatatatatatatatatatatatatatatatatatataaaatactcgATTCTAAATGATTCTTTGGGTGATAGTAATATATTTTCGCAATTAGTTTCATCAAATTGTTTTGTTCTAATAATTTGTCGTTTTTTAGGAATATAGGTTCAACATTCATATCCGATGCAATGACCTTAACATTATCTATACTAAGGGCATAACCTTCATTtctataatttttaaaaaatgtcaTCATATTTTTTAATAGATCAATTGTGGCATCAATACACAAAGTTTTGGTTTGCATTTTTTTACTAACtttatttatagaaaataaaatatcataccaAATTACCATACCaagtaaaaattcataactttcaatAGCATGAACTAAACTTTCAGCTTCATTTTTAGACTTTGCATCATCACATGATGAACATAATTCTACCAAGGCATCCCTTATATGAGGAGCTTGAAACCTAATGACTTTGACACTTTTTATTCGACTCTCCCAACATGTATTAGATAAAAAATTTATCGTTAAGTTAGGGACTTTATCAAGTAATATCGACCATCTTTTAGTTAAACCcgaaaataatacaaaaatgcgttgcaaaactccaaaaaaaaagaAATAGATTTAGCACAAGAATGAGTCATATCACTAACCGTGAGGTTAAGACTATGACAAGCACATGACATACACAATGTTTTTAGATTAATTTCAAGTAATCGTTTTTGAACCCCTTGGTGTTTTCCTTTCATGTTAGAACCATTATCATAACCTTGTCCTCTTACATCATCAACATTAAGACCATATgattagggatgtcaaaaagtcccgtgggacCTCGTTCCAGTGGGGGCTCCGTCCCGTTtggggaaaattttaaaaaaatatcggGGGTGGGGATGGGGGCGGGGGTAGGCAATCTCGTCCTGAAACCCCCatggggaccccgttaataaattacacatatatttacatatattaattatataaatataataaccaATAGTATGATTTCGAGCTTCCAAAATTCgtcaaaaacatgtttttaagttgttagtataatgtttttaagatgtcataacttttttatttttaacatataaaattttGCTATAAGTAATTATTTGTTGCTTAAAAAATAGTTTCTTGTAGCCTaaataacaacttcttttagcaaaaaaaaaaggcaacccaaaatcaaTCAGGGGCGGGGGTGGGGGTAATAAAGGggattcgggggcgggggcggggataGGAATGATGaacatttcgggggcgggggcaggggatgcactccccgtcccgtttgcccccgttgacatctcTACATATGATTTAATTGCAgttaataactcattaaaaagtcATAAACTTGATGTGTTTTCTACTTTCAAAAATTCGAAAAAAAattcaacttttattttattattagacATGTTCACACATCGAATAACTAGAGTCATTTGTTCTTGATGGCTAACATCAGGGGTGCAATCAAGGATAACGGAAAAATATTTGATtcttttataatattaattatagaatttCTAACTTTATTAGCTAAAATAGAAATAATTTCATTTTGAATTTTGTGTCCTAAATAATAAATATGAGTTTGATGATTTTCTATGTGTCTAACATGCTTTACATTATAACATCAAATTCTGCCATCATTTGAATTGCTCCCAAAAAATTACCATTATATTCTTGAAAAAGTTTTTCATTACAACATCGAAAAGCCAAATTGTATTTTGCCAAATATTTAATGACAACAATTATTCTTTTTTAAACTTGCCTCCAACGTTCTTTTTcagttaaaattttattttgtaaatCTTTATcaattgttttattattattcaatCTTGCTTTTACTTCATCCCAAGAATCCATACAAAAAAGATGTTGGGAACTATTTTCATGTTCGTTAAGTCTATCAAATAGACATTTCCAATCATTAAATTCATCATTTGCTAAAGaaattttattaacataattattaggtttaaacaatttacaacaaaaacaaaacactCTATCAACTTGTTTTGAGTAAATTAGCCATTTTCGATCACTCGTCTCACCATTACTTAACTTTCTAGTATAAGAA
The genomic region above belongs to Lactuca sativa cultivar Salinas chromosome 4, Lsat_Salinas_v11, whole genome shotgun sequence and contains:
- the LOC111892228 gene encoding probable beta-1,4-xylosyltransferase IRX10L, whose amino-acid sequence is MTNRSWGFILLVLSAIVLNLDAFELRKGQKTERISGSAGDVLEDDPVGRLKVFVYELPSKYNKKILQKDPRCLNHMFAAEIYMHRFLLSSPVRTLNPEEADWFYTPVYTTCDLTPNGLPLPFKSPRMMRSAIQLISSNWPYWNRTEGADHFFIVPHDFGACFHYQEEKAIERGILPLLQRATLVQTFGQRNHVCLKEGSITVPPYAPPQKMQSHLIPPSIPRSIFVYFRGLFYDVGNDPEGGYYARGARAAVWENFKDNPLFDISTEHPTTYYEDMQRAVFCLCPLGWAPWSPRLVEAVIFGCIPVIIADDIVLPFADAIPWEDIGVYVDEKDVPNLDTILTSIPTEVILRKQRLLANPSMKQAMLFPHPAQSGDAFHQILNGLARKLPHDKSVYLRKGEKVLNWTAGPLADLKPW